CATGTACAGTAGATAATATGGTAGATAGAAAATACACAGAACATACCCAAACTAAAGTTGTAATAGTTAAAATTTTACGATAAATAATTTTGTTAAAAATAAACATACCATTAACATCTGTATGTATTAGTGTATTTATGCTAGTTTATTTTTCTAACCTTTTGCATCTTTGGGATAAAGTGATGAAAACACGGATTACAGAATTATTAGGCATTGAGCACCCTATCGTCTTGCCTGGAATGAGTTGGATCTCAAAACCAGAGCTTGTAGCAGCGGTTTCCAATGCTGGCGGACTCGGTATTCTTGCGACAGGGCCATTGAGCCAAGAAGAAACCCGCGCTGCAATTAGAAAGATCCGTGAACTCACCGATAAACCCTTTGGGATTGGCGCGACGCTGCTAATGCCAGGTGCCAAAGAAAATGCCAAAGTCGGTATTGAAGAGCAAGTCCCAGTGATTAACTTTTCATTAGGCAAAGGTGCTTGGATTGTCGAGCAGGTACACGCATATGGCGGTAAAGTCATCGCCACCGTGGTAAATGAAAAACACGCTAAGTCAGCACAGTCGATTGGGGCAGATGCTTTGATGGTCACAGGCCATGAAGCCGCGGCACACGGTGGTGACGTAACGTCATTAGTACTTGTACCTGCGATTGCCAGTGCTGTTGATATTCCCGTGATCGCAACCGGTGGTTTTGCCGATGGTCGCGGCCTAGCTGCAGCCTTAGCGCTTGGCGCTGAAGGCGTGGCAATGGGTTCTCGCTTTGCCACCAGCCAAGAAAGCGCACTGCATAATGACGTTAAACACGTGATCACTGGAAAATCAGAAAACGATACTATCTATTCGAAAAACTTTGATGGTCTTTATGCCCGCGTCCTAAAAACGCCCGCCTCTATTAAAGCAACGAAAAAGCCAATGAATTTCGCACTGGCATTATTTAAATCGCTGAAGGCAGCTAAAATGGTTGATTTACCATTTTGGAAATTGGTTGCTGGTGTGTTTGTGCAATTCGACAAGATCAAGCAATTGTCTTATTTTGGCGCGGCGACAGAGAAACTAGAAGCGGCTACGATTGCAGGTGATCTGACAACAGGCGTGCAATTTATTGGTCAATCGCAAGGTTTGATCAACGATGTACCGAGTGTGGCAGTGATTGTCGACCGTATTATGGTTGAAGCCGATGCAGTGATAACTAGATTAGCAAAACAGTAAGAGCAGAACGCCCTGATATATAGCGCGAAGGGACATCCCTTGGCGCTATTTTTTTTACGCCGACCAGTCAGATAATGCATTCAAACTAAAGCTCTGTGCACCGACACGCATAATCACTTCATTTTGTAATATCTCGAGTACTTCAATATTATCTGTTAACCAACTACCCTCGCGTAGATCGCGATTGTTAAGACGTACACTGCGGTTGTTAATTTTAGACGAATATATATGCGAGCTATAACTGATGTCTGGTATTTGTTCGCGTAAGTGCTGTGGTAAATCGGCAATAGGCACAGCGTTATAACTTTCTGCGACTTCCTTAACTGGTATGCTATCCGCATCACTTGTCGCTGTGAGTGCACGATTAAATTTGGCCAGTAGATCCGCTGAGACATGCTCATTGGATAATTCATCATTCATACTTAGTTGCTCAGAACCACTATCAAGCGGTATTTCTGGCTTAGTCATTGGAATCACGGCAGCGGTATTATTTGCCGAATAGGCAGGAGCGGTGATCGATGTCACGGGTTCCGGTATATCAACCACAGACAGAGGATGCTCAAACTCAATATCAGCTAACTTTAGCATAGTCAGAGGGTCGGTTTGCTCAACGCCCATTGATATATTGGTATTTGCGAGTAAGTTCGGACTCAATAATACACTCACGACTAAGCTAGTACTGAATACAGTTAATACTTTACCGACTAAAAGATTCATTTTTTCTCCGCAAGATGTGTTGCCACATTCAATTTAGGCACAGTGCTATCAGCATAATGCACTACCGTCATCATAGTCTGAGGACCAACAATACCATCTGCCGTTAAGCCCGATTGCTGTTGAAAGCGCATTACTTTTTGCATTAATGGCCAATCAAACCGCGTTCCAGATACCGCGTCCTCACCCAATGCGGCACTGACATTTCGATCTAGCCAACTAACCAATTGACCTTTATCGTTTTTCTTTAAGCTATTTTTAAACCGACTTGGAGCGGTCCAGAATAATGTAAAATCACCACTCCAGTTTTTTTCAAACCAAGCTTGGCTCACGAGTAGGTGACTATTACTTAATTGCAGTTCCACACCTAATGCCGTAATACTTAATACTGTTGCGTAATACTCTTCACCTAAATTATCTAACAGTCGTGCGACTACAGGTAAATTATACTGCACTAACTGGGCATAGTTACCTTGGCGCTGCAGACAACGTAAGTTAGCATGTTGTGCATTACGACAGGTTGCATCCTGCAAGGCGATATCATAACCCCATTCTTTATATAAGAATTGGGTGGCGCTGTTGCTATCTCGTGCTGATTTAACCTCGGAGAATAAGGCTTTTTCAGACATTACTTCACTGCTAACCAACGCAGGTTTAGCCACAGTATCCACATTTAGCCCGCTGCTTTCGTCATCTAAATACGTTGCGGCGCTATCGCTATTAATCGTCGCAATAACAGTTTCATTAGAGCGGGTTACAGTAGCGTTATCGTCAGCAAGATTAAACACCCCGAACTGAAAAGCTGTGAACACCAATCCTAGGCATAATATGACGGTTAACCCAGCTAAACTCGGCGCGGCTTTTTTTGATGTGACAGGGGTGTCGATAGCAACGGCGATTACCGCAGCTTTAATATGCTGTAGAGTAATTTTATCATCCCTATTTTTGAACGCATAATAGAGCGATTTATCACAAATAAGGTTCACTAAACGGGGTACACCTAAAGTATGTTGGTGAATACGTTTTAATATCTTACGACTAAATAACCCCGGATTGCCCGATGCAATACTCAGACGGTAAGCGACGTAACTCGCCAATTCGATTTCAGTCAGCGGCAATAAATGATAACGCGCGGTAATACGCTGCGCGAGTTGACGTAACTCAGGTTGTTTTAATTTTTGCTGTAATTCAGGCTGACCAATAAGGACGATATGTAATAGCTTTTTATGGTCAACATCGAGATTGGTTAACAAGCGTAATTGCTCTAAGGCCGCCGTTGATAGTAACTGCGCCTCATCAATGATAACCACACAGGCTTTACCTTGCTGACAATTCGCCAATAAGTAATGATGTAAGAGGTCAAACAGCATTTTTAAACTCAAGTTATGCTTATCATAATCAAGTTTAAATTCATCACATAAGGTCGCTAACAACTCTAATTCACTGACCGCAGGATTATGGATATAACCCACCACCGTCGTTTTGCTCAACTTTTGTATTAAGGCTCGCGACACAGTGGTTTTACCGGTACCAACTTCCCCCGTCAACATGACAAAACCGCCAGCACCTTGCAAACCATAAGTTAGGTGCGTCAGTGCTTCTTTATGCCTATCACTCAAAAAAAAGAATCGAGGATCTGGCGCGATAGAGAAAGGCACTTCTTTTAAATGAAAAAACTCAGTATACATCTATGATTATCATCCTATGATTGATCCTTCACGTTAATAGCTAGACAACAAAATGTCAAAAATAGACGATAAAAATACAGTTTTATTCATGAATAAGTCGTTAGATGGTGATTAATCATCAACTTATGCTGAATCAGAGTAAGTTAACCATCACTATCGACAGCAAAGATCGAGTTTCTAAGCCGTTAGGGTATAATTAACCAATATCATGTAATTATCTTGAAGCCATTATTAAAGTAAAGTAACAGGGGTTGTTTAGTGCAAATATATTTAGTCGGCGGCGCGGTGCGTGACAAGCTATTATCTCTACCAGTAAAAGACAAAGATTTTGTTGTTGTCGGTGCCACGCCGGCAGAAATGCTCGCGCAAGGTTACCAGCAAGTGGGTAAAGATTTTCCGGTATTCTTACATCCGCGCACTAAACAAGAATACGCCCTAGCACGCACTGAACGTAAGAGTGGCTCAGGTTATACTGGTTTCACCTGCTATGCCGCGCCCGATGTCACTCTTGAACAAGACCTTGTACGTCGAGACCTAACCATAAATGCCATAGTTGAAGACCAGAGTGGCCAAGTGATTGATCCGCTCAATGCCCGGGCAGATTTAGATAATCGACTACTCCGTCATATATCGGCTAGCTTCAGTGAAGATCCGCTGCGCGTATTACGTGTAGCTCGTTTTGCTGCGCGTTTTCATCAGCTTGGTTTTACTATTGCCGATGAAACACTGATGTTGATGCAGGCAATGACCCAAGCTGGTGATCTTGCCGAATTAACCCCAGAGCGAGTGTGGCAAGAAGTAGAAAAAACTTTATCTGCTGCTAACCCTGAGGTATTTTTTAACGTGCTGAAAGAGATTGGCGCATTGGCGATTATCCTGCCTGAACTCGACAGCCTCTTTAACCTAAACAAAAATATTAATAGCGGAAATGAAACTGATCTTGAACCAGAGTCTACGCCTGAAAAAAACAGTCTCGGCCAACAAGCGCTCATACAATTAAAGCGTTCAGCCTCGTTATCGCCTGACTTAGCCATTCGTTTTGCAGCATTAATGCAGCAGCTGAATAATCACCAAGTCAGTATTAAAGCCCTCGCTAAACGCTGTAAAGTGCCGAACGAACACCGTGATTTAGCCCTGCAAGTTAGCGCACAACAAAGCAATATTCACAACGCTATTTCTTTAACGCCAGCTGATATTATCGCGATCTTCGATCAGACCGATGCATGGCGTAAACCCGAACGTTTTCAGCAGATATTACTGACCTGTTCGAGCAGTCAAGCCAAGTTGTTGGTCGACGAATATCCACCAACCGAGTATCTAACCAAGATGCTAAGTGTGGCGTGTGACATCGCCGTGCAACCGATTATCGCAGCAGGTTTTCGTGGACCCGAGATCAAACAACAATTAACAGCGCAACGTATTACGGCATTAACGGCATTACGCGCTCAATAAATTATCGCAATTAATGGCTAGATCAAAAAAGGCTGTTACCACGGGTAACAGCCTTTTTATTGATTCTTACACTTAGCGCCCATTCAAGTTCATTTGGCATTCACGAGCATAGCTAGCGTTAAGGCTAGATTAAAGTGCTTGGGTATAGATTAAATAGAACAGACCCGCGCCTAACAATAGACGGTAAATAACAAACGGAAACATGCCTAGTTTTTCTAGTACTTGTAAAAATACATGAATACAAGCAACAGCACTGAAGAAAGACACGATCACGCCTAGCCCCATCGCAAACCAATCAACCGGACGCACCAAGGTAATAATTTCACCCGCTTGCAGAGCTTCAACCACATCGCCATGTAACACTAATTTAAGCGTTAAATAACCACCCGCCATGGCAATAATCGGAATTGACATTAAGAATGAGAAACGTGCTGCGGCACTGCGGCTCAGTCCTAACATTAAACCAGCCGTAATGGTCACGCCGGAACGCGATGTACCCGGAATTAGCGCCAGCATTTGGGCAAAGCCAATGATTAATGCACCTTTCCAACCGGTTTTGTACTCGTCTTTAATTTGTGTCGCATTGGCATCCGCCCACCATAATAACAAACCAAAAATAATGGTCGTTGTGGCAATCACAGTGGTACTGCGCAGGTATAACTCAATTAAGTCTTTACCAAAGAAACCAAACAAGGCAGCTGGTATCGTCGCCAATAAAATACACCACGCCAACTGACTGTCTTTACTGTGTTGTTGTTTAAATAGAGAACGTACCCAAGCAACTGCCATGGTGCCAACTTCTTCACGGAAATAAATAAGTACCGCTAATAATGTACCTATATGTACAGCAACATCAAAAGCAAGACCTTGGTCTTCCCAGCCTAATAATTGTGACGGTAAGATAAGGTGGGCAGAACTTGATACCGGTAAGAATTCAGTTAATCCCTGAATCAACGCCAGTACGATCACTTCCAAAGTACTCATTCATGTTTCCTTTATTGTTATATGATTGTCATCGTTAAAAATAAATAATGCGAACAGCAGTAAGGTTAATGCTAACGCTAGGTCAGATTAACCTTACTGCTGTTGCTATTGTATCGTTTAAACTAACTCAGCTATTTTCGGCCATTGCCACTGTGCTAGCATCAATTCCTGTGTTGATTTATCAAAATCACGCCATAACTCAGCCATGGAAATACCTGATACCGGATGACATAAATCCGGTGCCAATTCAGCAAGCGGCCATAACACAAACGCGTGATAAACAATTTCAGGCCGAGGTAAAACAGGGGATTCAGATTGGATAACGTTATCAAATAACAATAAATCCAGATCTAAGGTTCGAGGTGCATAACGACGATCTGTCGCTTTACGTCCATGTGTCATCTCAAGATCTTTTAAACACTGCATTAAGGCAGTAATCGATAACGATGTGGTAAATTCCACCACTAAATTATAATAGTTATCACCCGTGCAATTAACCGCTGCACTTTCGAAAATAGGTGACACACGACAATTATCAAACATGTTATCGAGATCTCGCAGTGCGTTCGCTACATTGATTTCTTTATCAATGTTACTACCGATGCCGATATGCACTAAAGCCATTACGCTAACGATCCATCACGTTGACCACGTTCAATATAAACACCAACGGTTGCTGCATTCGCAACTGCACCTGGTTTGCTTAATTTTAAACTGATCCAAGGAATACCAAAGGTTGTCATTAATAGTTCAGCCACTTGCTCAGCCATTGTTTCAACCAATTCAAATATATTACCTTGCGCAAAATCAGTCACTACTTTCGCGACTGCTGAATAATCCAATGCTTTGGTTATATCATCGGTCAATGCTGAAGGGCGGTTATCATGTGCCATCTGCAAATCAAAGACTAAGCGCTGAATTATCTCCTTCTCCCAATCGTATACACCGATCGTGGTAAAAACTTCCAATTTTTCAATAAATACAATGTCCATGAGCTCGTCCGTAATAAACTTGATAGAGGTCGGATACCCTCGCGAATAGAAAACGCGTATGATAGGTTTCTCAATTATTATTTATATCCATAATAAACAGCGTAATTATCAGCCTTGTGGCAACACGCAATTTATTAATCTATATAATAATGTAATAATACAGCAAACCTAGAGAAGAATTAATCAGTAATGACCCTATTGAGCTTAATCTTTATCATTTTCGCCTATCTGCTAGGTTCCATCTCTTCAGCAATTCTAATTTGCCGCCTATTTCGCCTACCTGATCCACGGAAATACGGTTCACAAAATCCTGGTGCGACTAACGTATTACGTTCAGGCAATAAGTTTGCAGCTGGTTTAGTATTGTTTTTTGATATGCTCAAAGGCGCATTACCAGTTTGGCTAGCGTGGTACTTAAACCTCACACCATTTTTTCTTGGGCTTACAGCCATCGCAGCTTGTCTTGGTCATATTTATCCCATTTTCTTTCACTTTCAAGGTGGTAAAGGCGTCGCAACTGCATTTGGCGCGCTCTTAACTATCGGCTTTGATTTAGGCGCGTCCATTGTCGCTAGCTGGTTATTATCCTTAGCGGTAACCGGTTATTCTTCCGCCGCAGCTATTTTCACCGCCCTCTTCGCGCCTATTTACACCTTAATATTCAAAGCCCAATATACCTTGCCCGTCGCCATGTTATCTTGTCTTATTATTTTACGTCACTACGACAATATCATGCGCCTATTCCGGGGTGAGGAAGAGAAGATCTGGAAGAAAAAGAAAAAACGCTAGATAACAACACCGTAATCAATGCGTGAAAAATCATAATAATAAAATTATAACTCATAAATATCCCTCGATTGTACTGACAATATATCGTGATTGTACTGACGTAGTTAAATTCAAAGTATAAAAATACTGTTCGTTAATTTTTTATGAAAAAATCGACACAATTAATTAATTTTCAGTTAGAATGCCCCCCATCAGCGGTACGTTATATACCTAAAAAACTTTAGTAAGCCAATTGCGGCGTAAAGTTAATCGGTATAAAGGGACATAGTGCAGGATGTTTCCGTAAAAGGTCAAACCGACCTTTTCCGAAAACATCCTTCTATAAAATGTACTTTGAGGTAATCGTAAAATGGACAACGCTCGACCTATTCGCCGTGCACTTATCAGTGTGTCTGATAAAACTGGTATTGTAGAATTTTCTCGTGGCCTAGTAGAACAAGGTGTCGAATTATTATCTACGGGTGGTACAGCTAAGTTATTAGCTGAAAATAACATCCCAGTAATAGAAGTTTCTGACTATACAGGTCATCCAGAAATGATGGATGGTCGTGTTAAAACACTGCATCCAAAAGTACATGGTGGCATTCTTGGCCGTCGTGATATTGATGTTGATGTAATGTCAGAACACGGTATCAACCCGATTGATATTGTAGTTGTTAACCTTTACCCATTTGCCAACACTGTTGCCAATCCAGATTGCAGCCTTGCTGACGCCGTTGAGAATATCGACATCGGTGGTCCAACAATGGTTCGTTCTGCAGCTAAAAACCACAAAGACGTAACTATCGTCGTTAATGCTAGCGATTATGACCGCGTATTAAGTGAAATGGCTGCAAACAATACTTCAATGACTCATAAAACCCGTTTCGACCTTGCTATTGCAGCATTTGAACATACAGCTGCTTATGACGGTATGATCGCAAACTATTTCGGTACTATGGTTCCGAGCTATGGCGACAACACTGAAGGTGATGAAGCATCTAAATTCCCTCGCACATTCAACAGCCAGTTCATCAAAAAACAAGATATGCGTTACGGTGAAAACAGCCACCAAGATGCCGCATTCTATGTTGAAAAACATACGACTGAAGCTTCTGTTGCAACAGCAACACAGCTGCAAGGTAAAGCATTATCTTATAACAACATCGCAGATACTGACTCAGCACTAGAATGTGTGAAAGAATTCGATGCACCTGCATGCGTTATTGTTAAACACGCAAATCCATGTGGTGTGGCGATTGGTGAAGACATTTTAAGCGCTTACGACAGCGCATTTAAAACCGACCCAACATCAGCATTCGGTGGCATAATTGCATTCAACCGTGAACTTGACGCAGTAACAGCACAAGCAATCGTTGACCGTCAATTCACCGAAGTGATCATTGCCCCATCAGTAAGTGCAGAAGCGAGCGCTATCGTTGCCAGCAAGAAAAATGTACGTTTACTTGAATGTGGTGAATGGACAGCTAAAAACGGTGAGTTCGATATCAAACGTGTTAACGGCGGTATCTTAGTACAAGATCGTGATCGTGGCATGGTAGGCCTAGATGACCTAACGGTAGTATCAGAGCGTCAACCAAGTGAAAAAGAACTGACTGACCTATTATTCTGCTGGAAAGTGGCTAAATTTGTTAAATCAAATGCCATTGTTTACGCAAAAAATGGCGTAACGATTGGGGTTGGTGCAGGCCAAATGAGCCGTGTTTACAGTGCTAAAGTTGCTGGTATTAAAGCCGCTGACGAAGGCCTCGTTGTTGAAGGTTCTGTAATGGCATCTGATGCATTCTTCCCATTCCGTGACGGCATTGATGCTGCAGCGGCTGCGGGTATTAAATGTGTGATCCAACCAGGTGGTTCAATCCGTGATAATGAAATTATCGATGCGGCTAACGAACACGGTATGACCATGATCTTTACAGGCATGCGTCACTTCCGTCACTAAGCTTGTAGTAAAAAGCACATAGCTTAAGAATACGATAAGGACGGCGACACACTCCGTCTTTATCGTACTGCTCTCACTCAATTATAAATCTTGCTAAGTATCGTAGAGTACCGCCAAGATTAGCGCATAAAGTAAAAGGAATAACATCATTATGAACGTATTAATTATTGGTGGCGGTGGTCGTGAACACGCCCTAGGTTGGAAAGCGGCTCAGTCTAAACATGTTGAAACAGTATTTATCGCACCCGGTAATATTGGTTCTTCACTAGAAAACAAATGTAAAAATGTACCTATTCAAGTTGAAGATATTCCAGCGCTCGTTGCATTTGCACAAGAGAACAAGATTGAACTAACGATAGTTGGTCCTGAAGTACCATTAGTACTTGGTGTTGTTGATGCATTCCAAGCTGAAGGTTTAGCTATCTTTGGTCCAACCCAAGGTGCAGCGCAATTAGAAGGCTCTAAAGCATTCTCGAAAGATTTCTTTGCCCGTCATAACATCCCAACTGCGGCATACCAAAATTTCACTGAAGTCGCACCAGCAAAAGCTTACATCAGCGAAATGGGTTGCCCGATTGTAATCAAAGCAGATGGCCTAGCGGCAGGTAAAGGCGTTATTATCGCTGACACTGAAGCACAAGCATTTGCTGCAATTGACGACATGCTTGAAGGTAACAAATTTGGCGATGCTGGTGCACGTGTTGTTGTCGAAGAATTTTTAGTTGGTGAAGAAGCTAGTTTCATTGTCATGGTTGATGGCGAAAATATTCTTGCACTAGCGACAAGCCAAGATCACAAAGCCCGTGATAATGGTGATAAAGGTCCAAACACCGGTGGTATGGGTGCTTACTCACCAGCACCTGTAGTGACACAAGCTGTCCATGACTTTGCAATGAATGAAGTTATTCGCCCAACTGTTGATGGTATGAAAGCAGAAGGCAATACTTATACAGGTTTTCTTTATGCGGGTCTGATGGTTGCACCTGATGGCACTGCAAAAGTACTTGAATATAACTGCCGTTTTGGTGACCCAGAAACACAACCTATCATGATGCGTTTAAAATCAGACCTTGTTGAACTTTGTCTTGCTGCTGTAGCCGGAAAACTAGATACAGTAACGGCTGATTATGACGAACGTGCTGCGGTTGGTGTGGTTATTGCGGCTGGCGGTTACCCTGCTGATTACGCTAAAGGCGATATCATTACTGGTCTACCAAAAGCTGACTCAACAGAAAGTAAAGTTTTCCACGCCGGTACTGCATTGCAAGGTGATAACATTGTGACGAACGGCGGCCGTGTACTTTGTGCTACAGCACTAGGAAACACAGTCACTGAAGCGCAAGAAAATGCTTACAAGCTAGCGGCGCAAATCAATTGGCAAGGTGCTTTCTACCGTACCGATAT
This portion of the Moritella sp. Urea-trap-13 genome encodes:
- the plsY gene encoding glycerol-3-phosphate 1-O-acyltransferase PlsY, yielding MTLLSLIFIIFAYLLGSISSAILICRLFRLPDPRKYGSQNPGATNVLRSGNKFAAGLVLFFDMLKGALPVWLAWYLNLTPFFLGLTAIAACLGHIYPIFFHFQGGKGVATAFGALLTIGFDLGASIVASWLLSLAVTGYSSAAAIFTALFAPIYTLIFKAQYTLPVAMLSCLIILRHYDNIMRLFRGEEEKIWKKKKKR
- a CDS encoding nitronate monooxygenase family protein; this translates as MKTRITELLGIEHPIVLPGMSWISKPELVAAVSNAGGLGILATGPLSQEETRAAIRKIRELTDKPFGIGATLLMPGAKENAKVGIEEQVPVINFSLGKGAWIVEQVHAYGGKVIATVVNEKHAKSAQSIGADALMVTGHEAAAHGGDVTSLVLVPAIASAVDIPVIATGGFADGRGLAAALALGAEGVAMGSRFATSQESALHNDVKHVITGKSENDTIYSKNFDGLYARVLKTPASIKATKKPMNFALALFKSLKAAKMVDLPFWKLVAGVFVQFDKIKQLSYFGAATEKLEAATIAGDLTTGVQFIGQSQGLINDVPSVAVIVDRIMVEADAVITRLAKQ
- the purH gene encoding bifunctional phosphoribosylaminoimidazolecarboxamide formyltransferase/IMP cyclohydrolase, which codes for MDNARPIRRALISVSDKTGIVEFSRGLVEQGVELLSTGGTAKLLAENNIPVIEVSDYTGHPEMMDGRVKTLHPKVHGGILGRRDIDVDVMSEHGINPIDIVVVNLYPFANTVANPDCSLADAVENIDIGGPTMVRSAAKNHKDVTIVVNASDYDRVLSEMAANNTSMTHKTRFDLAIAAFEHTAAYDGMIANYFGTMVPSYGDNTEGDEASKFPRTFNSQFIKKQDMRYGENSHQDAAFYVEKHTTEASVATATQLQGKALSYNNIADTDSALECVKEFDAPACVIVKHANPCGVAIGEDILSAYDSAFKTDPTSAFGGIIAFNRELDAVTAQAIVDRQFTEVIIAPSVSAEASAIVASKKNVRLLECGEWTAKNGEFDIKRVNGGILVQDRDRGMVGLDDLTVVSERQPSEKELTDLLFCWKVAKFVKSNAIVYAKNGVTIGVGAGQMSRVYSAKVAGIKAADEGLVVEGSVMASDAFFPFRDGIDAAAAAGIKCVIQPGGSIRDNEIIDAANEHGMTMIFTGMRHFRH
- a CDS encoding general secretion pathway protein GspB, translating into MNLLVGKVLTVFSTSLVVSVLLSPNLLANTNISMGVEQTDPLTMLKLADIEFEHPLSVVDIPEPVTSITAPAYSANNTAAVIPMTKPEIPLDSGSEQLSMNDELSNEHVSADLLAKFNRALTATSDADSIPVKEVAESYNAVPIADLPQHLREQIPDISYSSHIYSSKINNRSVRLNNRDLREGSWLTDNIEVLEILQNEVIMRVGAQSFSLNALSDWSA
- a CDS encoding undecaprenyl-diphosphate phosphatase, whose translation is MSTLEVIVLALIQGLTEFLPVSSSAHLILPSQLLGWEDQGLAFDVAVHIGTLLAVLIYFREEVGTMAVAWVRSLFKQQHSKDSQLAWCILLATIPAALFGFFGKDLIELYLRSTTVIATTTIIFGLLLWWADANATQIKDEYKTGWKGALIIGFAQMLALIPGTSRSGVTITAGLMLGLSRSAAARFSFLMSIPIIAMAGGYLTLKLVLHGDVVEALQAGEIITLVRPVDWFAMGLGVIVSFFSAVACIHVFLQVLEKLGMFPFVIYRLLLGAGLFYLIYTQAL
- a CDS encoding ExeA family protein: MYTEFFHLKEVPFSIAPDPRFFFLSDRHKEALTHLTYGLQGAGGFVMLTGEVGTGKTTVSRALIQKLSKTTVVGYIHNPAVSELELLATLCDEFKLDYDKHNLSLKMLFDLLHHYLLANCQQGKACVVIIDEAQLLSTAALEQLRLLTNLDVDHKKLLHIVLIGQPELQQKLKQPELRQLAQRITARYHLLPLTEIELASYVAYRLSIASGNPGLFSRKILKRIHQHTLGVPRLVNLICDKSLYYAFKNRDDKITLQHIKAAVIAVAIDTPVTSKKAAPSLAGLTVILCLGLVFTAFQFGVFNLADDNATVTRSNETVIATINSDSAATYLDDESSGLNVDTVAKPALVSSEVMSEKALFSEVKSARDSNSATQFLYKEWGYDIALQDATCRNAQHANLRCLQRQGNYAQLVQYNLPVVARLLDNLGEEYYATVLSITALGVELQLSNSHLLVSQAWFEKNWSGDFTLFWTAPSRFKNSLKKNDKGQLVSWLDRNVSAALGEDAVSGTRFDWPLMQKVMRFQQQSGLTADGIVGPQTMMTVVHYADSTVPKLNVATHLAEKK
- a CDS encoding multifunctional CCA addition/repair protein; its protein translation is MQIYLVGGAVRDKLLSLPVKDKDFVVVGATPAEMLAQGYQQVGKDFPVFLHPRTKQEYALARTERKSGSGYTGFTCYAAPDVTLEQDLVRRDLTINAIVEDQSGQVIDPLNARADLDNRLLRHISASFSEDPLRVLRVARFAARFHQLGFTIADETLMLMQAMTQAGDLAELTPERVWQEVEKTLSAANPEVFFNVLKEIGALAIILPELDSLFNLNKNINSGNETDLEPESTPEKNSLGQQALIQLKRSASLSPDLAIRFAALMQQLNNHQVSIKALAKRCKVPNEHRDLALQVSAQQSNIHNAISLTPADIIAIFDQTDAWRKPERFQQILLTCSSSQAKLLVDEYPPTEYLTKMLSVACDIAVQPIIAAGFRGPEIKQQLTAQRITALTALRAQ
- the purD gene encoding phosphoribosylamine--glycine ligase: MNVLIIGGGGREHALGWKAAQSKHVETVFIAPGNIGSSLENKCKNVPIQVEDIPALVAFAQENKIELTIVGPEVPLVLGVVDAFQAEGLAIFGPTQGAAQLEGSKAFSKDFFARHNIPTAAYQNFTEVAPAKAYISEMGCPIVIKADGLAAGKGVIIADTEAQAFAAIDDMLEGNKFGDAGARVVVEEFLVGEEASFIVMVDGENILALATSQDHKARDNGDKGPNTGGMGAYSPAPVVTQAVHDFAMNEVIRPTVDGMKAEGNTYTGFLYAGLMVAPDGTAKVLEYNCRFGDPETQPIMMRLKSDLVELCLAAVAGKLDTVTADYDERAAVGVVIAAGGYPADYAKGDIITGLPKADSTESKVFHAGTALQGDNIVTNGGRVLCATALGNTVTEAQENAYKLAAQINWQGAFYRTDIGYRAIARENQK
- the folB gene encoding dihydroneopterin aldolase produces the protein MDIVFIEKLEVFTTIGVYDWEKEIIQRLVFDLQMAHDNRPSALTDDITKALDYSAVAKVVTDFAQGNIFELVETMAEQVAELLMTTFGIPWISLKLSKPGAVANAATVGVYIERGQRDGSLA
- the folK gene encoding 2-amino-4-hydroxy-6-hydroxymethyldihydropteridine diphosphokinase, with protein sequence MALVHIGIGSNIDKEINVANALRDLDNMFDNCRVSPIFESAAVNCTGDNYYNLVVEFTTSLSITALMQCLKDLEMTHGRKATDRRYAPRTLDLDLLLFDNVIQSESPVLPRPEIVYHAFVLWPLAELAPDLCHPVSGISMAELWRDFDKSTQELMLAQWQWPKIAELV